The window CCGCGTTTCACCGTCCCGTGGAGCGTCTCACGGGGTGTAGATCTCGGCGATCGTGGTCAACGCGCCCGACTCAACCTTGATGAAGCACTTGAGCCGCCCATCCGGCCCGAACTGGCCCAGTTTCGCGGCCAGCGCGGACAGCGTGGTCGGGACGTCTCCTCCGGCCGGGTCGTCCAGGCTGACCCCGTCCGCGGGACCGTTCTCGTCCACGTATTTCAGCTGGGCCTTTGGCGCGACGGGCAGAGTGCGCGGCACCGCGTTGCTGTTGCGTAGGTAGTAGTCGTTGCACCGCTCCGCGGGCCACGGTCCCGGGTCGCCGTCCTCGGTGCAGGCCTGCTGGGCGGCGGTGCCGGTGAACCATTCGACGACGTCGAACGTCACGGTGGCCTTCACCGGGTCGACAGCCGTGACGTAGGCGGCGTATTCACCCCGCAGCGGGGTGGCGGTGGGGCCGTCCCCGTCGTCGGCCGTCGGCGTGCTCGGGCCAGCTTGGGCGGACGGCGCCGCCGTCGGGCCGCCTCCGGCCACGGTCGGCGCGGTGGTCGGGCCAGCGGTCGGGCCAGTTCCGGCGGCCGGCGCCGCGGCCGGGCCTTCTCCGGCGGCCGACTCCGTGGTCGGGCCGCCTCCGGCGGCGGCCGGCGCGGCGCTCGGCGAGGCAGCCGTGGTCCGAACCGCGCCCAACGGCAGATCGACAAGATCGATCGACGGCGGCGCCGAACCGGCGCCGACCGATTCAGCGGCGACGGTCACCCGATCGTCCGCCGGGCGCGCGGCCCCATTCCCGGCGGCCCCCGCGGAGCTCGTGGGGGCCCAGGTCAGCGCGCAACAGGCCACCGCGGCCAGCAGCGCGACCCGCACCGAAACAGCGGCCGCCGAGCCGCGACCACCGAGCCCGAACCGTCCGGCCGGGCCCGCGACATTCCGTTCCCGCACGAGTCCCCCACGCACTACGTCGTGGTGACCGGCGAAAGCCGATCACCAACCAAATCGTAGTCAGCCACTAAACGTCGCTGCTTTAGGGAGCAGGATCGCACACGCCAAGTTTCGTCTAGTCTGCTGGATCTGTGACCCGCGATGGCGCCGTTGAACGCCCATGCCCGGATCGTTCCGACGCGAGCCGCGGACCGGCGCCCGGAGCCGACACCAGCACCGGCACCGGTACCGCCCGCCCCCATCGGCGTTCCCTCCTGCTCGGCGGACTGGGCCTCGGGGGCGCCGCGCTGGCCGCGGCGGGCCTGGCCGCCTGCGGCGGCTCCGATGGCGCCACGCCGACCCCGGCTCCCACCCTGCGCGCGCCCACGCCCGTTCCCGGGGTGGCGGACGGGGTCTTCGGCCTCGGCGTCGCGAGCGGCGATCCGCTGCCCGACGGCGTGATCCTCTGGACCCGGCTCGCGCCGAAACCCACCGAAGGTGGCGGGATGCCAGCCCGGGACGTCCCCGTCGACTGGCAGGTCGCCACCGACGAGGGCTTCCGCTCGGTGGTGCGCGCCGGTACGCAGACCGCGTCGGCGGCGTTGGCGCACTCCGTCCACGTCGACGTCCGTGGCCTCGAACCGGGGCGGGACTACTACTACCGGTTCCGCGCCGGCACCGTGCTCAGCCCGGTCGGCCGCACCCGGACGGCGGCCGCGCCGGGGGCCGGCCCGGACGCGGCCGGCGGGTCGCTGGCGTTCGCGCTCGTGTCCTGCCAGGACTTCCAGAACGGCTACTGGCCGGCGTACGACGCGGTCGCCGCCGACCGGCCGGATCTCGTCGTGCACGTCGGCGACTACATCTACGAGTACGACCCGGACAGCAAGTTCGCGGACCGGCGGCACACCACCCCGCAGACCCCCGGCCTCGACCAGCTCCAGACCCTGGCGGACTACCGCAACCGCTACGGCCAGTACAAGTCGGACCCGGCACTGCAGGCCGCCCACCTGGCCGCGCCCTGGGTGGTCACCTGGGACGACCACGAGGTCGAGAACAACTACGCCAGCCTCGTCGACGAGCTCGGCGACAGCGGGCCACGACACCAGGACCCCACGGCGTTCGCCCGCCAGCGCGCGGCCGCCTACCAGGCCTATTACGAGCACATGCCGATCCGCGTCAAGCTGAACCCGGGCTCCCCCGACCTGCAGATCTACCGTCGGCTCACGTTCGGCAGCCTGGCGACGCTCAACGTCCTGGACACCCGGCAATACCGGACACCCGTGCCGGGCGACTCCTCGACGGCCATCGGCGCCGCCGCGCTGGGCGGCGCCAACGCCGGCGGCACGATGGCCGGCGCCGGGCAGGAGCGGTGGCTGCGCGCGGGGCTGGACGCCTCCCGTACCCGGTGGAACCTCATCGCGCAGCAGACGATGATGGCGCAGCTCGACGGCCAGCTGCCGGGCGGGGACGGGCAGACGCTGACGAACCTGGACCAGAACGACGGCTACCGCCCCTACCGGCGGCGCGTGCTGACCGGCGTGCGGGACAGCAAGGCCCGCAACCCGGTCGTGCTGTCCGGGGACCTGCACTGCGCGTGGGTCAACGACCTGCGGGTCGACTTCGACCAGCCGGAGACGCCGGCCGTCGCCACCGAGTTCGTCTGCACCTCGATCAGCTCGGCGTTCTTCCTCATCAGCGACGACTTCGTCCGCGACAACAACGCCCGCTTCAACCCGCACGTGCGGTACTTCCGGGGCGACCGACGCGGCTACACCCGCATCCGGCTGACACCCGCGGAATGCCGCGCCGATTTGCGGATCGTCGCCGACAGCTCCCGCCGTGACTCCCCGGTCACCACCGACGCCACCTGGGTCGTCGAGGACGGCCACCCCGGCGCCCAACCGGCCTGACCCAACCGGCCTGACCCGCCCGACCCGCCCGACCCGCCTGACCGCCAGCAAGGCAAGATCGAAGACCGCCGGCGGCGCGCTTCGCCTGCGCCGGGACGCGCCACAGGCCATACGCTGAACTGCGGAGGCGGGCGCGA of the Pseudofrankia saprophytica genome contains:
- a CDS encoding alkaline phosphatase D family protein; this encodes MTRDGAVERPCPDRSDASRGPAPGADTSTGTGTARPHRRSLLLGGLGLGGAALAAAGLAACGGSDGATPTPAPTLRAPTPVPGVADGVFGLGVASGDPLPDGVILWTRLAPKPTEGGGMPARDVPVDWQVATDEGFRSVVRAGTQTASAALAHSVHVDVRGLEPGRDYYYRFRAGTVLSPVGRTRTAAAPGAGPDAAGGSLAFALVSCQDFQNGYWPAYDAVAADRPDLVVHVGDYIYEYDPDSKFADRRHTTPQTPGLDQLQTLADYRNRYGQYKSDPALQAAHLAAPWVVTWDDHEVENNYASLVDELGDSGPRHQDPTAFARQRAAAYQAYYEHMPIRVKLNPGSPDLQIYRRLTFGSLATLNVLDTRQYRTPVPGDSSTAIGAAALGGANAGGTMAGAGQERWLRAGLDASRTRWNLIAQQTMMAQLDGQLPGGDGQTLTNLDQNDGYRPYRRRVLTGVRDSKARNPVVLSGDLHCAWVNDLRVDFDQPETPAVATEFVCTSISSAFFLISDDFVRDNNARFNPHVRYFRGDRRGYTRIRLTPAECRADLRIVADSSRRDSPVTTDATWVVEDGHPGAQPA